Proteins encoded within one genomic window of Clostridia bacterium:
- a CDS encoding CoA protein activase — MKITFPHMGNTYIVAKALLDDLGTEYVIPPFNSKKTLEIGTKYAPEMACLPLKINIGNYIQAYERGADSILITGGCGPCRFGYYCEMHREILSDNGYKMDVVAIEWPDDGLKEFARRIKKIAGSMNLYKVTKAVANATIISKQVDELEHLSFKVRPREINKGSTDSVYKAFLNKVKGVKGSGAIKKLIEETRNELLNLPQDTNFVPLKVGIVGEIYTTIDPYTNFNIAAKLGNMGVEVERSVTVSGWIIEHMLKNALHLPRDKSYEEAAKPYLGRMIGGHAQETVGNAVLYAKKGYDGVIQVYPLTCMPEIVAASILPAVERDYNIPIMTLIIDELSGEAGYQTRIEAFVDLLVKRRERAAVEGKWALSGN, encoded by the coding sequence ATGAAGATAACGTTTCCGCACATGGGTAATACCTATATAGTTGCCAAAGCACTGCTTGATGATTTGGGAACAGAATATGTCATACCACCATTCAATAGCAAAAAGACTTTGGAGATTGGGACTAAGTATGCGCCTGAGATGGCATGCTTGCCGCTTAAAATCAATATAGGAAATTATATTCAGGCATACGAGCGTGGGGCAGATTCAATCCTTATAACCGGTGGTTGTGGACCCTGCAGGTTTGGTTATTACTGCGAGATGCACAGAGAAATACTTTCTGATAATGGTTATAAGATGGATGTTGTAGCAATTGAGTGGCCTGACGATGGCTTAAAGGAATTTGCAAGAAGAATTAAAAAGATTGCTGGGAGTATGAATTTATATAAAGTTACTAAAGCTGTAGCCAATGCGACGATAATATCAAAGCAGGTGGATGAGCTTGAGCACTTGAGCTTTAAAGTTAGACCACGGGAAATCAATAAAGGAAGTACTGACAGTGTTTATAAGGCTTTTTTGAACAAGGTCAAAGGAGTTAAGGGCTCTGGTGCTATCAAGAAGTTAATTGAGGAGACCAGAAATGAACTCTTGAATCTACCTCAGGATACGAACTTTGTACCGCTAAAAGTAGGTATTGTAGGCGAAATATATACAACCATAGATCCTTATACAAATTTCAATATTGCAGCCAAGCTTGGTAATATGGGAGTTGAAGTAGAACGGTCCGTTACTGTCAGTGGCTGGATAATAGAGCATATGCTTAAAAATGCACTCCATCTTCCAAGGGACAAGAGCTATGAGGAAGCAGCAAAGCCCTATCTTGGGAGAATGATAGGAGGGCATGCACAGGAGACGGTAGGAAATGCGGTCTTGTATGCTAAAAAAGGATATGATGGCGTTATCCAGGTTTATCCGCTTACATGTATGCCTGAGATAGTAGCAGCAAGTATACTGCCAGCGGTGGAACGGGATTATAACATTCCAATAATGACATTGATAATAGATGAATTATCGGGAGAAGCAGGTTACCAGACACGTATAGAAGCATTTGTGGATCTACTGGTAAAAAGAAGGGAGAGAGCAGCAGTTGAAGGAAAATGGGCATTATCTGGGAATTGA
- a CDS encoding acyl-CoA dehydratase activase has translation MKENGHYLGIDVGSVSTNLVVIDEDDKVLEKLYLRTGGQPINALRNGMKMLIERLNVGVKIKGVGTTGSGRQLASVIVGSDIVKNEITSHAVAAQKLVPGVKTILEIGGQDSKVIILKNGVVYDFAMNTVCAAGTGSFLDRQAARLEIPIEEFGKYALRSGSTVRIAGRCAVFAESDMIHKQQTGHSMEDIINGLCEALVRNYLNNLAKGKDIQAPVVFQGGVAANVGIVAAFERALGTKIIIPEYHDVMGAFGAALIAKEKMEGGGYKTNFFGFETAENDYRAKSMECSDCSNMCEVIEITSNGEVIARWGDKCGKWANLISENQIVG, from the coding sequence TTGAAGGAAAATGGGCATTATCTGGGAATTGATGTTGGATCTGTAAGTACAAATCTTGTGGTTATAGATGAAGATGATAAAGTTTTGGAAAAGCTATATTTAAGAACAGGGGGACAACCCATAAATGCATTAAGAAATGGTATGAAAATGCTGATTGAACGTCTTAACGTAGGAGTGAAGATCAAGGGTGTAGGGACGACAGGAAGCGGCAGACAGCTTGCAAGTGTCATAGTTGGTTCGGATATAGTTAAAAATGAGATTACTTCACATGCGGTAGCAGCTCAAAAATTAGTTCCTGGAGTAAAAACAATCCTTGAAATCGGCGGGCAGGACTCGAAGGTAATAATTCTTAAAAATGGCGTTGTATATGATTTTGCTATGAATACAGTGTGTGCTGCAGGCACAGGATCATTTTTGGACAGACAGGCGGCAAGACTGGAAATTCCTATAGAGGAGTTCGGGAAATATGCACTCAGATCCGGTTCCACAGTGAGGATCGCTGGACGGTGTGCGGTTTTTGCCGAATCAGATATGATTCATAAGCAACAAACCGGCCACAGCATGGAAGACATTATAAACGGTCTATGTGAAGCACTTGTACGCAACTATTTGAATAACCTGGCTAAAGGTAAGGATATTCAGGCACCGGTTGTATTTCAGGGAGGAGTTGCCGCAAACGTAGGAATAGTAGCAGCTTTTGAGAGAGCTCTTGGAACAAAAATAATCATTCCTGAATATCACGATGTTATGGGGGCATTTGGAGCAGCTTTGATTGCGAAGGAAAAGATGGAAGGAGGGGGCTATAAAACAAATTTCTTTGGATTTGAAACGGCTGAAAATGATTACAGAGCAAAAAGTATGGAATGTAGTGACTGCTCTAACATGTGTGAAGTTATTGAAATTACTTCCAATGGAGAAGTAATTGCCCGTTGGGGTGATAAATGCGGCAAATGGGCAAACCTGATAAGTGAAAATCAGATTGTAGGATAA